In Octopus sinensis linkage group LG6, ASM634580v1, whole genome shotgun sequence, the sequence ttccAATATTCAATGAATTTCACACAGGTAAGCAGTAATAGAAGTTCAAATGTTCGATGAATTCCATTACATCATACATGACTGAATGTTCAgttatattgaataatattaaCAGTTAGATATGATGACTTTAAAAgagtaacaaaaaagaaaagaacgaaaaaaGTTTTCCGAAATTTTGCCTTGTAACTTTAACCTCACCTAaaaccttatttttgtttttaatcattgATCATCATAAAACTGACGAAACCGGTTTGGTACTTTAATAAATCTGTTGCAAAATTTTTAAGTGACCAAGTTTTAATACTCAGATGCATtttcaaaccccaaaacaaaaGTCTCCTAAAGTCTTTCCTGCGTAGACACAATTCTTttctccataaacacacacaaacacacctatatatgcgtgtgtgtgtgtgtgtatgtatgtatgtataaaggttaacatgcagtttaacttcgtaaaaatatgaaagtaaattGTCCTAAAAGAAACGGAAATGACAAGAGTGATACACCAACATttgataaaaagaacaaaaagaactcCGATCCTGATCACATGCGCGAAACACTCTAGTCCATTATAAGGTATCAGATATTACCAATTTGATATCCGATGGTTGTTCTTCATACGTGGGTCTCGACAACTTCTATACTCATGAAGTTGTTAACGATTCCTTCAATCTTGTAGATCCAAACGATGACAGCATCCATACACAGACTGTATTGAAAGGCAGTGGATGCTTACCAAGAAACTGTTGACAATATGGGACTAGTAGTGAAAGTAAATTGTCCGTCATCACTtccgcttttgttgttgttgttgttggagagtTTACTTTCGATTTTTTTGCGACAGTAAACTACATTAACATTGTgagtataaatgtaaacaaatatttgtttctttatcagAAGCGCTGAaatgtgtgggttttttttttgaacGCTGTGTGTGCGGAAATGGATGCATCGCGTTCAATTAAATagtaaattataacatatacatgtgtgtgtgtgtgtgtatgtatgtatgtatgtatatacatgcatatatgggtactagacgtcaccaacggtgcaaataatatgaaatacgtaaacaaacgagggaaaaccgggtgaaatacttaaacaacgagaaaaaatggaaaacaggacaagttaacacagagaatggacccttcatcagttgccagctgtctatctactccttatttcgaatGGAATAGAATGGCCTCTCCTTGCACTTGCAGCCTGATTTTGTTGGTTTCCTTACCCCCACCCCTGATCCCCATGCTCCTCGATTTAGGGAGCTTAAACTTCATTCTGGCCCATGTCCCCATGTGTTCTAGCGAAGTCAGCACTCTTTCTGCATCCACATGTACTGCAGTTGTTACCGTAATATCATCCACGAAGCCCCTTATTGGGTGCTGACAGCTGCCTGATTCCATTGTTGGTCCTTGGGCTTCTATATCAGTTGTTGATATGAGGAGATATATATACCCTTgatgaaaaaaatgagagaaatcaTGCACCTAGTTATGATGCCTTTCTCAAGGTCTTGCCACCGAGTTGTAAAATGGGCTGTCCTGAAACGTAACTGGATACCTCCAAAATAACTGCTGATTATTTCCCTGATATGTTGGGGAATATGATAGCAGTCAAGGGCTGTgcgtattttctctttctttctcgcccCTCTCTCCTTTGTTTCATAGAACAAACCAGAAAAATAATTCTTTGCTTCGCTTCAATGAAAACACTTAGAAAacgatttgtaaaaaaaattattttattttataaattctatATTAAATTACAACAGTGTCAGTTCCGTTTTGATCGTACATTGTCGTATTTCCTTTTGCTGCGGTACCAAAGCATGTAGGGTATTCCAAGAGAAGGCAAGGTCATAATAGCAAATATCAGCCAATCAagctaaaagaaagcaaaaacaatatataaatatatatatgtgtgtgtgtgtgtaaatatataggatggtgaatatttttagaaatttcaccaccagtggcctagcatgtataaaaagtcaatagacaacatattttgaCAGATGCATGTCCTTTCTAATACCAGTCACTTTACATAATGTGTTTAGATTCATTTTAATCATAGCACCAGCCCCAGAGAAGTTGCCTTGTCTTTAGCAAAACTAAACAGTCTCTTTGCTCTATCTTTGTTCATTTCAAGCAATGACCGAAAGGGTGAATAGAAGGGCAAgtaatgaaggagagagagaaagagagagaactagGGCAAGAGGATGCTAAAAGAGGGATTTGGTTGACTATTACACAGGTACATTAAGCTAAGGATGAACTATTAAGATTTTTGACTTTTTAGttgagtttaaatgtacactattttattttaacataaaTTTGGACCCTCAACAAAAAAGTCAAAAATCTTAATAGTTCATCCTTAACTTAATGTACCTGTGTAATCCCTCTTTTAGCATCCTCTTGCCCTAGTTCTCTCTCCTTCATTACTTGCCCTTCTATTCACCCTTTCAGTCATTGCTTGAAATGAACAGAGACAGAGCAAAGAGACTGTTTAGTTTTGCTAAGGACAAGGCAACTTCTCTGGGGCTGGTGCTATGATTAAAATGAATCCAAACACATTATGTAAAGTGACTGGTATTAGAAAGACATACATCTGTCAAAACTACCCTAGAAATGAGACATAGAAGCAGGATGCAGACCCCATTTCATCTAAGATGATGAAGGCCAAGATGTCCTGTCTGACtaatgacagcatggaaagcggatgtaaaatgatgatgaagtgagTTTTATTACTATTTCAAGACAATAATACAAAGTCTGCACTTGGCTGTGGACAGAAAACAGGATTAGAATTGGTAGTGAACCCTATGCTTTTTTCTTTGCCCTAGCCCATAATCCTtttacaaagcctgaaattttgggaaggggTGGGGCAAtcaatttgatcgaccccagtatgcaactggtacttaatttattgaccccaaaaggatgaaaagcaaagtcgatctcagcgaaatttgaactcagaacatagcaacaggcaaaatactgctaagcacttcacctggcctgctaatgtttcttatttctttattgcccacaaggagctaaataaggacagacaaagggattaagtcaattacatcgaccccagtgcataactggttcttaatttatctacaccgaaaagatgaaaggcaaaatcgacctcggtggaatttgaatgcagaatgtaaagacagacgaaatacctatttctttactacccacaaggggctaaacacagagaagacaaacaaggacaaagggattaagtcaattacatcgaccccagtgcataactggtacttaatttatcgaccccgaaaggctgaaaggcaaagtcgacctcggcagaatttgaactcagaatgtaacagcagacgaaataccgctgagcattttgccgggtgtgctaacgtttctaccagctcaccacctgctaatgtttctgccagctcgctacctttacCGTAGTTCATTATGCAATCACACAAGAGTTGCTAACTGGGTGCTTATGAAAATAATAGGTTGTGTGCTAGAAACTAGAGTTATTACACAACTTGTTAAAATACCTCTCTCCTTTACATAACAAGGATTCACTACCAACaaaacttctttaaaaaaaaaggtactattTTGTATATTCCTTACTTAGAATATGTGGTTAGTATCTAAAAAAAGTATCCCAAAAATTCAACATTAATATAGGCTTGTCATAAAAATCAACAAGCTTATTTTGTGCTTCAAAGTCTTAACcacatttaatcaataaaaaagaaacataccAAACTTTGTTTCTACACAAGTCTCTAAATATACTAATTGAAGGAGCCTTTGTATTGTCACATGatgtgttagaaacagcagccaaacctCTCTCAAAGCAGACCTCACCATCAATAAGGCATAaaacaatgtagtcctagatatcccCAAAATGTCAGGATGGATACAGCTGTGAATGGTTTTTATCTGCTCTGTCAAGGTTAGCCTGGAGCTGAACGACAACAGGAAAACTTCCCTAACAGATATATGATCAATCCCAACAGCTGCATTTATTTGTCATAAATCCAACATGTGTGTTTTGATACTAGTAAGAGAGAACAATTAACAACTCTTTATCAAACCCAGCACaccaaaaacttattcacaccaccgcaaagcatttcatctcaatcctgtcttctttctgccgcctaaaacctcatctcccaattctctctctcgctatgtggtgtcggttctccctctgttttcactgtctctctctctctctctctctctcggtatatatctctccttcactcgcttccgcaggatgaaaaaaaaaaacatcagctaagttcccgacctgtttcctcttttcattgtttttgcaagccttattattattgtatccccatctaatagcgttatcgttgtctttcgtctcaaatgctagctgaagcataaaaactttcactcacaaaaacttattcacaccaccgcaaagcatttcatctcaatcctgtcttctttctgccgcctaaaacctcatctcccaattctctctctcgctatgtggtgtcggttctccctctgttttcactgtctctctctctctctctctctctatctctctctctctctctctctcggtatatatctcaccttcactcgcttccgcgggatgaaaaaaaaaaacatcagctaagttcccgacctgtttcctcttttcattgtttttgcaagccttattatattgtatccccatctaatagcgttatcgttgtctttcgtctcaaatgctagctgaagcataaaaactttcactcacaaaaacttattcacaccaccgcaaagcatttcatccaatcctgtcttctttcttctgccgcctaaaacctcatctcccaattctctctctcgctatgtggtgtcggttctccctctgttttcactgtctctctctctctctctctctctctctctctctctctcttctctctctctctctcggtatatatctcaccttcactcgcttccgcgggatgaaaaaaaaaaacatcagctaagttcccgacctgtttcctcttttcattgtttttgcaagccttattattattgtatccccatctaatagcgttatcgttgtctttcgtctcaaatgctagctgaagcataaaaactttcactcacaaaaacttattcacaccaccgcaaagcatttcatctcaatcctgtcttctttctgccgcctaaaacctcatctcccaatgcgcggtgcgccagccctcccacccccaccaccaataccggatatctctatattttgctccatctataccggatgtcgcttctcccaccaccattataggtgtctactcttcgaacccccctcttcaatacgctatttcaccatgcattacccctctctcgatatcctacattctacttgcctagaacctgtcatcatttctctgaaccacccctccccactggtgctcccctatatttctgcaccccccccacacataaaaagcaccatccgaacgtggccgatgccagacccctctggcacctgtgcaggtggcacgtaaaaagcacccactacactcgcggagtggttagcgttaggaagggcatccagctgtagaaacactgccagactagactggagcctggggcagtcccgagctccccagaccccggtcgaaaccgtccaacccgtgctagcgcggaaaacggacgttaaacgatgatgatgatgattgtgctaTGGAACAGGAACTTCAgtatgaaaaacattttattaaaagcacaATAGCTCAGAATCTGTGTCAAAGTACTCACAATATACAGTAGCCACttaaaactattgtaaatttctactaattgccaacttataagtggatgtttTGTATTGCTTTTTTTACAGATGAAGCATTGTCCCAGTTGGTGTCATTTCCatacttcatcgtcatcatcattgtttaacatctgttttccatgctagcatgggctggatggttcaaccagggtttgggaagccaggtggctgaaccaggctccagtctgaaatggcagtgtttctacagctggatgcccttcctaacgccaaccactccgtgagtgtagtgggtgctttttacgtgccacaggcacaggtgcctcattatattttgtagttgtGATTGTGAATGAGAGGGGATGATGTAAGACGACCACCAAAAATGGCCGTGCAAAAGTTTTCGGccacctcacataaaccaattaagatacagtgttttaaaatagaaaaatgtctataatgaaaatttattacagcTCTTCAAAATTGCAATGGATTCTTCTGACAAACTCTTCTCTTTAGCTCTGTCCACATTTGCTCGATGATATTTAAGTCAGGGCTCTGAACTGGCCAATCTTTCAATATGGTAACACCTTCATCAGCCAGACTCTGTTGTGTAGCACTCAGTCTGTGACATGGAGCTCAATCATgctgaaaaatctcaccttcatccaagtctggTATCAAATTGTCCTCCAACAACTGAATGTATTGGGTACTATACAAGTTACCAtcaattttaaccaactttcttgaaccatcactTTTTTATGTATCCCCAAAACATCAGACTCTTACCCACCAAACTTCACTGCTTTCGTTGTGTAACATGGGTCATTTTGCTTTCCTGGAGGCCTTCTGATAAATTCTCGCTTATTAGAAAGGCTTAATCTTAAAATTAGATAATAAGGTTTAACCTAATCAATAAGAGATTAATGATAGATGAATGAATGTACACAACTAATCCCAATGTAAAAATTctttcatcaaaattccatgttaatttatattccaatcaCCAGGTTAATTAATAagttattttaattcatttgcgtgacaccagtatctgccacaactgtgattttgctcaacctaatgggtcttcttttcaagcatGAAACTACTAAAGGTCTtggttattgcctctgtgaggcccaaaactcgaaaggaactcagctactttgcctacatcaggcccaatgctcaaaaggaactcagctagtttgcttctatatatttttaaatcaattGAAATTAAGGTActatatttcaaatgaaatatggtaacaaaagagttaaatttacccagtacttgactgatactttgttttatctgcacagaaggatgaaatgcaaagctaaccatagcaagatttgaactcagaacataaaaggccAGAAccaaatttaataaaacattttgtctgacattctaATAATTCTGGTAATTCTATCAAGTCtttttcaaataaacacacacacacagaagcacaggcCTGAACATACAGAATAGAGCATCAATATGCTTGAATGATTGTAACTAGGTTATATGGGGGTTTGTGCAGCCAGTGGGATTTATCCTCACCCCATCTAAATGCCTATTCCTACGCCActgaaaatacacatatatacagcagtagttgcatcatcatcattcgtaATTGTACTAACAACTATTTTCCCATGGCAGTATCAGGTGAAAAGATCTATCACAGTGagtgattctcaactggggttcatatgaCCCCTGAGGGTCtgtataagattttgggggtctacacaacaaaatagtaaattggggatccacaatagtattttaagggcccccgaaaaaattttgctttatatgtattggtatgtattacaagaaacaactaggttttttcctctaacattttacatagtttaacctacacaagttaatgtgtgacaaacaggaattttaaaagaagtttctataacaTTAAATAGCtctgggggtccaccagaataaaataataaccaaaggggtccatagataaaaaaaatggttgagaactcttGATCTATCATAAAGCATATTACCAAGTATCGTTTCCACTATGCAACACAGTATCTTAAGACTGCATTTCTTCACAGGCAACACAGCAGTTTATCATCACCCAATACTCAGTCTTCAGGTATATGACACTGCCATACCAGCtcagttgtctcccttgcacaTTTTGGTTGCTTTGCTTCCCAAATTTCTCTTCCGCTTTTTTTGTGTATgctaacattgcacatccaacaaaTAATGCTAGTAGTATTTTTCTCCAGCTTCAAAAAATACTGTACATCATTCAACGCTCAAGCCTTACAACCCTGTAGCTAATACTTCTCTTGCTTCAAAGAATCTGTCTTTCACACAGAGGGAGAAATCTATTGTTGCTAACACAGGAACAGATCCCTAAACTTTCTCTATCCTCATTCTGCTACATCTACTTCCAACACTGATTAAATTACTGAAGTAATAGAAAATGCAAAGAACATAAAGTAAATTTCCTTAGCAAACTATAAGTATAATTTTATGAGTTCCCTtactttaataattctttcacCTCTGAAGTTTCGGGTTCATTGTCAGCTTGCCAGAGATCCAACTGCACCTTTTCTGTATTTACTGCTTACAATGCTGAGGACTTGGATTACATATCAgaatctcttactcttttactcgcttcagtcatgtgactgtggccatactggagcagcgccagtcaagcaaatcgaccacaggacttattctttgtaaacttagtacttattctatcggtctctttcgccgaacaaCTAagctacaaggacataaacacaccagcaatggttgtcaggcgatgttggggccccaaacacagacacacacatatatatatatatatatatatatatatatatatatatatacgatgggctttttccagtttccgtctaccaaatccactcacaaggctatagtagaagatactcgcccaagatgccacgcagtgggactgaacccggaaacatgtggttcataagcaagctacttaccacacaacctctcCTATGCCTACATGATAAGTTCTTACCAACTCCCTTTCTACATACTACCCCAGCTCACTTGCCATGCACCATTAAAATTTTGTATTCTCTCCGACTCAACTGTCAAACGGATCTTTGCTATGTTAACCAGCAAACCTTTGGATTCGAAACCATTCTTCTAAGTCTGGAACTTTCTCTGCAATTCTTCAACAGATTCTGATATGTAACCCAAGTCCTAAGCATTTGAGAATTCCCAAGAGTAACTCATATTGAACTGCTATGTGACTGCCTCAACAAGTATAGGAGAAAGGGTGCAAACAGGGCAGTTACACTTACCACATGCGGCGAGAATCTTCTTTCAAATTCTTTTTGATTTATAATTCCACCTTCTCCTGGAGCGCTGGTATAACCAATCTACAAGCAAAAGGTTACATTAGTCTGTAGTAGTGAGTGATCAACATATTTCCTTTAACAAGTCTTTTGGtattattttgcaaaaaaaaaaaaattcttttaaatattgtaatatttgttctttcttacaaaataaaagaaaaacaaataaaatgttctTCAATCAGAAATCTCTTTATTATAACTAATTATTCATTTCAATAACTTCAACCACTTATTCCTGGGAGGGTCATGGGGGCAAAGTCCTCAAGCATACCTTCCATCAAGTCCTGTCAGAAGCACCCATTTCCAACTGATCCAGCTGGATCTTCAAGTGAAACTGACTGAGCTCATGGATGTTATCCAACTCTCTTACTCGTGGACAACAGCTGGGTCTCCTGCTAGTTGATTTTGCCTGTAAAACCTTCTGGGATATTCTTACCACATGCCCCaacatttttttattcttataaatGATGCTGAGTTGAAACCATTCAATGTTGGTGTTGGACTCTGCCAAGAGTGTGTACTGTTACCTCTCATGTTCAAAATCTTTATGGACAGAATTAACATGTACAGCCAGGATGGAAGTGGTATCGAGACAAGAGGGCGTAGGATCAGtcttataggtgtctactcttcgaacccctcttcaatacgctatttcaccatgcattacccctctcttgatatcctacgttctacttgcctagaacctgtcatcatttctctgaaccacccctccccactggtgctcccctatatttctgcacaccccccccatataaaaagcaccatccgaacgtggccgatgccagacccctctggcacctgtgcaggtggcacgtaaaaaacacccactacactcgcggagtggttggcgttaggaagggcatccagctgtagaaacactgccagactagactggagcctggggcagtccctagctccccagaccccggtcgaaaccgtccaacccgtgctagcgcggaaaacggacgttaaacgatgatgatgatgatgatgctactatTCAACTCGTCAAAAAGTGATTTCTAACATGCACTCAATAGGTTTGCTGCCAAGCACTTTTCAGCAGGAATGAAAATCAGTGACATGAAGATTGAGACACTCGTCCTCTCAAGGAGGCTTGTGCAATGCCCTCTACATGTGAGTAGCATTTCACTGAAGCAAATGCAAAAAGTTCGAGCATCTTAGCTAATCTGAAATTTGAGAGGAGAAggttagttgattgcatcaaccccaggacttggtcggtgcttattttatcgaccctgaaaggatgaaagacaaagtcaacttcactgaaacttgaactcagaatgtaaaaccagaagaaatgctactaaacacTTCATCTGGcacgcaaacgattctgccagcttgccactttcttACCATCAAATTAATTGTCAACagatgaaatttaaaaagaacTAAGAATCCATTTACAATGTAAAGTGCTAACATGAAAACTTAACGATTCCAATAGTTCAGATATCAAATGTCTAAAACAAGAGAATTTTCTGATTACACACGATAATAGTAGttgttttttaaagatggtaTTTAAAAATACATGATGTGTTTCAAGGTGGAGGTGAATTTCTTAGAAAAATATACACACCATTCTTTCTTCAGCATCATCTTTTGGAAGATATGTCAACTGTGCAGCAGTGAAATTGAAAAATCCAAACTTTAGAGGTTTCATAACGACCGCATGTGTAACATTGCTCTTACTGAGGTAATTGTCaaggaaaaaatatcaaatagaaagggcaaaaatagacagacacacatgaaaACAATCTTTCGAAATTAAACTGAAACAAAGTTGAAAAGTAGTCACAGATTTAAAGACAAAACAACAGTCTATGTAAGAATTTGTTCATATTATCGTAAATCACGAGAATCCTTATTAGTTTCCAGCTAGTACACTGCTCCATTACAAAGTGTTTTTACCTTTCTTATTAACTGCCTTTCCACTGGAGAAAAACAGTTTACCACCTCGcaaagtgtggaggcacatggcctagtggttagagcagcggactcgcggtcgatggatcacaggttcgaatctcagaccgggcgatgtgtgtgtttatgagtgagacatctaagctccacgcgactccggcagaaggtaatggtgaagcttctgctgagtctttcgccacaactttctcttctttcctcctgcatcttgcagctcacccgcgacggaccggcgtcccgtccaggtgaggaacctatacgccaaggaaactgggaaactggtccttatgagccaggcatggctcgagaaggaacaaacaaaccttGCAAAGAGCACAGAACTACGCGATTCTTAGTATATGTAGGTATGGAAAGTGTTCGTTCAAGGGAGGTAACTATTTTAAAGGCGTCTACGTAAACGGAATAAAATTGTTAGACGCTGGTCTCACAGGCTCcgacaaaaataaaagtaatgacGCTTAATGTTTAGAGCTTAAGATAATTTGTATCCTATTCACAATGacttaaatacatattatataatcataataatattggcGTTAGAGTTTGCTGCTATAAATAGTCAAAGTATCCTGTAATACGTCAACAAGCGAGCATGGTAAGGTAGACGGTTGATAAATACATTATCTCTGGAATTACTGCATGAAGTCAAGCCCTTCACGTAACTTTTCAATAGCTTAATTACTTTCATTGGagattaaattataccataacAATAGTCAAATCTCTAGAGCAATATCATATTTATCACATACAGCGATAAGATAAACCTAgagacccccaggacttattctttgtaagcctagtctcttttgccgaaccgctaagttacgggggcgtaaacacaccagcatcggttgtcaagagatgttggagggacaaacacagacacacacatacatatatatatatatatatatatatacacatatatacgacggacttctttcgatttctgtcaaccaaatccacacagacgcttgcccaagatgccacacagtgggactgaacccggaatcatgtggtttgtaagcaagctacttaccacacagccactcctacgtctataacTTGACAAAAACATTTCTATAATAAACGGTTGGTTTTTTTCCATAAGAAACGCCAGATAAGTGCACACCTGAGGTTTGGTGGTAGGCAATGAGTAAAGGactcctattctctctctctctcacacacacacacacataaagtgcgagagaaagagagaaagtaaatgaCAAAGGAGTTACAGAAATTAAACAGATGAGAAATTTcatttattacctctgcctttgctaaggcagaggtattgttttcagtcatgtttgtttgtccgtggacaagatatctcaagaaccgcagaatggattcggatgaaacttacagggatgtttggccttgtgactgtcacaaactgattagattttgggatcgatccggtaccggacaaggattctggattatttttccggtatttttacttaatttttgagagcggtcaaattcatttttagtattctcatttgtgggAGCAGTTgagattatttcagatattctcattttaaaaattgtctctggctaattgttgagagaacgttagtgttgccttggcagaggtttgcactctctcaGTGCTCATTTAATTATACATTAAGgtcattttttttatcttcaacttgtttcagttattggaagacagccatgctggggcaaacaCCATGAAaggcttagtcaaacaaatcaagccCAATACTTTAAcatctggttcttattctatcagcctcttttgccaaaacactaagttacaaggacctaacactttagcattcagattattctctgtcaaatgtgatatttatttatacacatggaTTTAagttaatcaagcattatcttgtagcttcgaaagcaccattcaaatgttgGGTCTCTCAGACACAGTGACAagtgatcgagacctttggcaatataccaggcggcaagctggcagaaacgttagcacgccgagcgaaatgcttggcagtatttagactgtctttacgttctgagttcaaattccgccaaggtcaactttgcctttcatcctttcaggatcaataaattaagtaccagttgtgtactgggatcaatctaatcgactggctccccactccccaaaaattttggg encodes:
- the LOC115213000 gene encoding translocon-associated protein subunit beta isoform X3; protein product: MMNSLSLLSVSLSFLCLFALTLGAEDEKIARLLASKNVMNQYLVEGKDVTVEYRIFNVGEATATDVKLKEEGFPASDFSLVQGFLEVQWDRIAPKSNVTHAVVMKPLKFGFFNFTAAQLTYLPKDDAEERMIGYTSAPGEGGIINQKEFERRFSPHVLDWLIFAIMTLPSLGIPYMLWYRSKRKYDNVRSKRN